The Legionella cincinnatiensis genome includes a region encoding these proteins:
- a CDS encoding ABC transporter ATP-binding protein/permease, producing MKKNSTKPSYLKKAFQLFNDYFIRSDQKLTAWLLLGGIILCILALVGLAASLPWGFLGFWAALTAKEFTGFLFYSGIIALTSAAIVGVGTLMDYLTTTLSIQWRSWLTTKFINKYLFGKKNYLDLARVSPHIDNPDQRIQDNIDNFVDRTLSLSTDFLRSSLTLVAFIGTLWILGSSLPIVVFGATIIIPGYLVWTSLFVALINSVITHMLGKSLATMNQKEERLEAKFRKDLEFVQNESENIALEAGEQYHQKRLAKDVEQISQNAFQKLWVKLKVSAFQTSYNYIAEILPYFFTAPAYFTGVINFNQIMQVGVAFSEVSKALNWFVDSYTSLKKYQTSIERIIELEEELDNESNKVSQKDIRIHKSHSNALIIKNLNIAYPSTSNPGYIMRDLNLEFNPGENTLIKAPSGFGKSTFFKAIRNTWGHGKGEISIPQQQKTYFLPQRPLIPHDSLRAILAYPDPVNTYTEEQYKTALLDVGGKMERFIPELDKKDTWSKRLSLGQQQRISFARALLKKPDWLFLDEATASLDEESEDQLYSLLKEKLPKTTVISIAHRSTVMKFHQRVVQFEAPIEETRQNSLAC from the coding sequence ATGAAAAAAAACTCAACTAAACCATCTTATCTTAAAAAAGCATTCCAATTATTTAATGATTATTTTATTCGTTCCGATCAAAAATTAACGGCATGGCTTTTACTGGGAGGCATAATACTCTGCATCCTCGCTCTTGTTGGATTAGCCGCTAGCCTCCCCTGGGGGTTTTTAGGATTTTGGGCCGCGCTTACAGCAAAAGAATTCACTGGATTTCTTTTTTATAGTGGTATAATTGCTTTAACCAGTGCAGCTATTGTTGGAGTAGGTACCTTAATGGATTATTTAACCACAACATTGTCTATTCAATGGCGGTCTTGGTTAACCACAAAGTTTATTAACAAATACCTCTTTGGTAAAAAAAATTATTTAGATTTAGCACGTGTTTCACCTCATATTGATAATCCAGATCAACGTATTCAAGATAATATTGATAACTTTGTGGACCGCACTCTTTCATTAAGTACTGATTTTCTCAGGTCCTCCTTAACCTTAGTCGCTTTTATTGGCACTTTATGGATCCTTGGGAGCTCCCTACCTATAGTAGTATTCGGCGCTACGATTATTATCCCTGGATATTTAGTATGGACGTCGTTGTTTGTTGCATTAATCAATAGTGTCATTACTCACATGTTAGGCAAATCATTAGCAACGATGAATCAAAAAGAAGAGCGTTTAGAAGCAAAATTTAGGAAGGATTTAGAGTTTGTTCAAAACGAATCTGAAAATATTGCTCTTGAAGCTGGAGAGCAATATCACCAAAAAAGATTAGCAAAAGATGTAGAGCAAATCTCTCAAAATGCATTTCAAAAACTGTGGGTTAAACTCAAAGTTTCTGCGTTTCAAACGAGTTATAATTATATTGCCGAAATATTACCCTATTTTTTTACTGCCCCGGCTTACTTCACAGGTGTAATTAATTTTAACCAAATTATGCAAGTTGGGGTTGCTTTTAGTGAAGTCAGCAAAGCCTTAAATTGGTTCGTTGACTCCTATACTTCACTAAAAAAATATCAAACAAGTATCGAGCGAATTATCGAACTTGAAGAGGAACTCGATAATGAAAGCAACAAAGTGAGCCAAAAAGATATTCGCATCCATAAGTCCCACTCAAATGCATTAATCATAAAAAATTTAAATATTGCCTATCCAAGTACTTCCAATCCTGGCTATATTATGCGCGATTTAAATTTAGAGTTTAATCCTGGTGAAAACACCTTAATCAAAGCACCTTCAGGTTTTGGCAAGAGTACCTTTTTCAAAGCAATTCGGAATACATGGGGTCATGGTAAAGGAGAAATTAGTATTCCCCAACAGCAAAAAACGTATTTCCTACCTCAAAGACCATTAATTCCACATGACTCATTAAGGGCCATACTTGCCTACCCTGATCCAGTTAATACCTATACAGAGGAACAATATAAAACAGCTTTACTTGACGTTGGCGGAAAAATGGAACGGTTTATTCCAGAGTTGGATAAAAAAGATACCTGGTCAAAAAGATTATCTCTTGGCCAACAACAACGAATTTCTTTTGCAAGAGCTTTATTAAAGAAACCAGATTGGCTTTTTTTAGACGAAGCTACTGCTTCATTGGATGAGGAAAGCGAAGATCAACTTTATAGTCTTTTAAAAGAAAAACTCCCTAAAACAACTGTAATCAGTATTGCCCATCGCTCTACAGTGATGAAATTTCATCAACGTGTGGTACAGTTTGAAGCACCAATAGAAGAAACACGACAAAATAGCTTAGCGTGTTAA
- a CDS encoding carboxypeptidase M32 has translation MNAYQQLEQHLKKYYDFENLAAIVSWDEAAMMPPGGGQARAEALATLSRVQHGWLTHKKVAELIKQAKDMDGLSLWQQRNVYWIEKKYQQSTCIPAKLIEEYTNESLTCAQAWRELRAKNDWQTFKPYLEKLFKKVKTIADIKSQIFYKSSLDVLIDEYSPDLDCKTITPIFNTLKQEIPTLISKILEKQSQREIKPITGHFPIEQQKQLGMEIMTRLGFDFNHGRLDVSHHPFCGGISSDVRLTTRYNEHGFLSSLMAITHETGHALYEQGLLREWSTQPVGHSLGMSVHESQSLLIEMQVCRSLSFINFITPLAQKYFPEAQNITAENLLYHYTQVKPGFIRVDADEVTYPLHVILRYEIEQLLFTSEITIDDLPSVWDSYMQKYLGLSTLGDDKNGVMQDVHWPSGIFGYFSAYTLGALIAAQLFAALKKSIPDIKEHIQEGNFKALLSWLRENLHQKGRLYPYQELLRQATGEELNPHYYFAHLKERYL, from the coding sequence ATGAATGCATACCAACAATTAGAACAACATCTTAAAAAATATTATGATTTTGAAAATCTAGCCGCTATCGTTTCTTGGGATGAAGCAGCGATGATGCCGCCCGGTGGAGGACAAGCACGTGCTGAAGCTCTAGCTACTTTAAGTAGAGTGCAACATGGGTGGTTAACCCATAAAAAAGTAGCTGAGTTAATCAAACAAGCAAAAGACATGGACGGGCTGTCATTGTGGCAGCAAAGAAATGTATATTGGATAGAAAAAAAATACCAGCAATCAACCTGCATTCCAGCAAAGTTAATTGAAGAATATACTAATGAATCTTTAACTTGTGCCCAAGCGTGGCGAGAGTTGCGCGCAAAAAATGATTGGCAAACATTTAAACCTTACTTAGAAAAATTATTTAAAAAGGTAAAAACCATTGCTGATATCAAATCACAAATCTTTTATAAATCCTCTTTAGATGTTCTAATTGATGAATATTCGCCTGATTTAGATTGTAAAACGATCACTCCTATTTTTAACACCCTAAAACAAGAAATACCCACGCTTATTTCTAAGATTCTCGAAAAACAAAGTCAGCGCGAAATAAAACCAATCACAGGCCATTTCCCTATTGAACAACAAAAACAACTGGGAATGGAGATCATGACTCGTTTGGGATTTGATTTTAATCATGGTCGATTAGATGTCAGTCATCATCCCTTTTGTGGCGGTATTTCAAGTGATGTGCGCCTCACCACACGGTATAACGAACATGGTTTTTTATCGTCTTTAATGGCAATCACCCATGAAACTGGCCATGCCTTATATGAACAAGGATTGCTACGTGAATGGAGCACTCAACCTGTAGGCCATTCTTTGGGAATGTCAGTCCATGAAAGCCAATCATTGCTTATTGAAATGCAAGTCTGTCGAAGCTTATCATTTATCAATTTTATAACTCCCCTGGCACAAAAATATTTTCCTGAAGCCCAAAATATAACTGCAGAAAATCTGCTCTATCATTATACACAAGTCAAACCCGGATTTATTCGTGTTGATGCAGATGAGGTTACCTATCCTTTGCATGTAATCCTTCGCTATGAAATAGAACAATTACTCTTTACTTCTGAAATTACGATTGATGATTTGCCCTCTGTATGGGATTCCTACATGCAAAAATATTTAGGCTTATCAACTCTAGGTGATGACAAAAATGGAGTCATGCAAGATGTTCATTGGCCCTCAGGAATTTTTGGCTATTTTTCCGCTTATACGTTGGGCGCATTAATCGCTGCGCAGCTGTTTGCTGCCTTAAAAAAATCAATCCCTGATATTAAAGAGCACATACAGGAAGGCAATTTTAAGGCTTTATTAAGTTGGCTCAGAGAAAATCTTCACCAAAAAGGTAGATTATATCCCTATCAAGAGCTCTTGCGTCAGGCAACAGGTGAAGAATTGAACCCACACTATTATTTTGCTCATCTCAAAGAAAGATACTTATAA
- a CDS encoding histidine phosphatase family protein yields the protein MGLKFSLGFAFLISMPSLLFADDTLIFAIDIIRHGDRTPIMSIPTVHYQWKEGAGQLTAEGMRQEYNMGKEFRKKYIEQSHLLPEYYEYGTMYVRSTAYDRTLMSAESLLMGLYPLGTGPKIGDSSPALPHGFQPIPIFSAPAKYDEVIVQQVSSEERTKLFEQYVYSTKEWQQKNDELKDKYPLWSRLTGIPIQSLAELQLLGDSLYVHQTHNIPLPEGLTANDVETIINASNWAFMAQERPKQVANAYSTKLMKNIADYLYSGSQKKSNLKYVLLSAHDTTITSALSFMGAPLETAPPYASNLNFSLYESDSVGYTVKVTYNGSPVLIPACGGYVCELQQFMKLVD from the coding sequence ATGGGCCTCAAATTTAGTTTAGGATTCGCATTTTTAATCAGTATGCCATCACTTTTATTTGCTGATGATACGTTAATTTTTGCTATTGATATTATTCGCCATGGTGATAGGACACCAATCATGTCTATACCTACTGTTCACTATCAATGGAAAGAAGGAGCTGGTCAGTTAACTGCAGAAGGTATGCGACAAGAATATAATATGGGTAAGGAGTTTCGTAAAAAATATATTGAGCAATCCCATTTATTGCCAGAATATTATGAATATGGAACGATGTATGTTCGTTCTACTGCATATGATCGGACTCTGATGAGTGCAGAGTCATTATTAATGGGGCTATATCCTCTAGGAACAGGACCAAAGATCGGAGATTCTTCACCTGCTTTACCGCACGGTTTTCAGCCCATCCCCATTTTTAGCGCGCCTGCAAAATATGATGAAGTCATTGTTCAGCAGGTCAGTTCTGAAGAGCGTACAAAACTCTTTGAACAATATGTTTATTCAACGAAAGAATGGCAACAAAAGAATGATGAGTTAAAAGATAAATACCCACTTTGGAGTCGTCTGACCGGTATCCCAATCCAGAGTTTAGCTGAGTTGCAATTGTTGGGGGATTCGTTGTATGTTCATCAAACTCATAATATTCCTCTGCCAGAAGGCCTTACTGCTAATGATGTTGAAACAATTATCAATGCCAGTAACTGGGCTTTTATGGCTCAAGAAAGACCAAAGCAAGTCGCAAATGCTTATAGTACTAAGCTCATGAAAAATATTGCGGATTATCTTTATAGCGGCAGTCAGAAAAAATCCAACTTGAAGTATGTTTTATTGTCTGCTCATGATACTACTATTACAAGTGCTTTGAGTTTTATGGGGGCTCCTTTAGAGACAGCACCACCTTATGCTTCAAATCTCAATTTCTCACTCTATGAAAGTGATTCCGTGGGTTACACCGTAAAAGTCACCTATAATGGTAGCCCAGTTTTGATTCCTGCTTGTGGTGGTTATGTATGTGAGTTACAACAATTCATGAAATTAGTGGATTAA
- the ceg23 gene encoding Dot/Icm T4SS effector Ceg23 codes for MYNKKDENIKSRVKNAVDVSGSFDNCFFHNYALYLLTNHQALPKDLFNFKSILEESKAEKLSRYFPNQKSLNQISLLDSSKDHASNYLFEKTLILGFLFREWFPTQLMKHPELGNKMLEGEHGVFTAFKNYKEYRKFMSKEELYTSEFSVLYEANQEFLEYYYNRSLGKIDKNSAFEEYFAHVSSDEEAIRNYWNIEGYASYCKHMAQPQVKLSHIEIMAMMKVINQPLTIYDRTTADVVDEYRNLDTTSPKFEVALHASVGHYFLLKTNETKDDLEEYEQSQTQYKKDRSELLSQSKKPVSSLLVRATCPKGHLDDEPFDALIERLSELENLRKVDDKEPMSEKPTAVNQNVNHNFLLNLGSSIVGTSAALVTLVGIAILTGQYDPGPSLVEEAVATTVISSIAGLGYSLYNFFTFNAQSNSSKEPEQEYNLSQKQKLN; via the coding sequence ATGTACAATAAAAAAGATGAAAATATTAAATCTCGAGTAAAAAATGCAGTTGATGTTTCTGGAAGCTTTGATAATTGTTTTTTTCATAATTATGCACTTTATTTATTAACTAACCATCAAGCCCTTCCTAAAGATTTATTTAACTTTAAATCGATTTTGGAAGAGAGCAAGGCAGAAAAATTATCCCGCTATTTTCCTAATCAAAAATCGTTGAATCAAATTTCTTTATTAGACTCATCAAAAGATCATGCTTCAAATTATCTTTTTGAAAAAACGTTGATTTTGGGGTTTTTATTTAGAGAGTGGTTTCCAACTCAATTAATGAAGCATCCTGAATTAGGTAATAAAATGTTAGAAGGAGAGCATGGGGTATTCACTGCTTTCAAAAACTATAAAGAATACAGAAAATTTATGTCCAAGGAAGAGTTATATACGTCGGAATTTAGTGTTTTATACGAAGCTAATCAAGAATTTTTAGAATATTATTATAATCGCTCACTAGGAAAGATAGATAAGAATTCAGCTTTTGAAGAATATTTTGCTCACGTATCTTCAGATGAAGAGGCAATTAGAAATTATTGGAATATAGAAGGGTATGCATCCTATTGTAAACATATGGCCCAACCTCAGGTGAAATTATCCCATATTGAAATTATGGCAATGATGAAGGTTATAAATCAACCATTGACCATTTACGATCGTACCACTGCTGACGTTGTGGATGAATATCGTAACTTAGATACAACTTCTCCTAAGTTTGAAGTAGCGCTTCATGCTTCAGTAGGTCATTATTTTCTTTTAAAAACGAATGAGACAAAAGATGATTTAGAAGAGTATGAACAAAGTCAGACACAATATAAAAAAGATCGAAGTGAACTTCTTTCCCAGTCAAAGAAGCCTGTTTCTTCGTTATTGGTTAGAGCCACTTGTCCTAAAGGACATTTAGATGATGAGCCTTTTGATGCATTAATTGAACGTCTTTCTGAATTAGAAAATTTACGTAAAGTAGACGATAAGGAGCCAATGAGTGAAAAACCAACTGCTGTAAACCAGAACGTAAATCATAACTTCCTTTTAAATCTTGGTTCATCAATCGTTGGAACATCGGCTGCATTAGTTACTCTTGTGGGAATTGCCATATTAACAGGTCAATATGATCCAGGGCCTAGTTTAGTAGAAGAGGCAGTAGCCACTACTGTTATTTCAAGTATTGCAGGTTTAGGGTATAGTTTGTATAATTTTTTCACATTCAATGCTCAATCTAATTCTTCAAAAGAGCCTGAACAAGAATACAATTTATCTCAAAAGCAAAAGTTGAATTAA
- a CDS encoding Ulp1 family isopeptidase, which produces MPNTDARRVREDYWYTSAQIVDVGNAWQRESPERLFLYSSGEGSDSTAFEAYHVPRWDDLPKKILLPLNINGNHWTAIAINVSQGANHKVNVNIGYTDSLNADVNFANHSPLVRQEIARIEGLFRQAYGPSQLNMRSAVYPYTWTQPDGSSCGPYSLVNGARCLDNRGQDANPGRKIIREQQLNMMTQGTAIRSCSTCNAVDEILLDWIIDRAQNGESLRVTTDDNVLDICLYYAHKHNRDLNEIVQIFNNEYGSSSVSVSLSPNQVNVRVREIIGELGIQSTNYAQRPIQKHSVSKGYEEDYSELSIEELIEIYQLNEPVQQVAALIAQENISQKIDSIRKALSESIEDDVFVFELMQQITLQMYRGHQVEAENLMNDILGDGQHKDRLEVCRSVISDVVGMRNFSQDNDEKFIYLASAYKALADAMSQVKTVDLKTPKNVLDAHVSLLQGAIDRNNASLLRQVCFAIKDFGSAFLEFITGGIWQSDIKRITVISERFKTAQGNISTDQLQQERSAIETILNAKASLERELGEDLAFQSPRLTVSDQ; this is translated from the coding sequence ATGCCTAATACAGATGCTCGCCGCGTAAGAGAAGATTACTGGTATACCTCTGCCCAAATTGTAGATGTTGGAAATGCTTGGCAACGAGAAAGTCCAGAACGACTTTTTTTATACTCCTCCGGAGAAGGCTCAGACAGTACAGCTTTTGAAGCTTACCATGTTCCGCGTTGGGATGATTTACCCAAAAAAATACTTTTGCCTTTAAATATAAATGGCAACCATTGGACAGCAATTGCTATTAACGTAAGTCAGGGGGCTAATCATAAAGTAAACGTTAATATTGGGTATACCGATTCGTTGAACGCTGATGTAAATTTTGCAAACCACTCTCCTCTAGTGCGACAAGAAATTGCAAGAATCGAGGGCCTTTTTCGCCAAGCATATGGTCCAAGTCAGTTAAATATGAGATCAGCAGTTTATCCTTATACCTGGACACAGCCAGATGGTTCTTCTTGTGGTCCTTACTCACTGGTCAATGGTGCACGATGTCTTGATAATCGAGGTCAAGACGCTAATCCAGGAAGAAAAATCATTCGAGAGCAACAACTTAACATGATGACTCAAGGAACAGCAATAAGAAGTTGTTCTACATGCAATGCAGTTGATGAGATATTGTTAGATTGGATTATTGATCGTGCTCAAAATGGTGAGTCTTTGCGTGTCACAACAGATGATAACGTTCTTGATATTTGTCTTTATTATGCGCATAAACATAATCGTGATCTTAATGAAATTGTGCAGATATTTAATAATGAATACGGTTCTAGCAGTGTAAGCGTGTCGTTGTCTCCTAACCAGGTCAATGTACGTGTCCGAGAAATTATTGGCGAACTAGGAATTCAATCCACTAATTATGCTCAACGCCCCATTCAAAAGCATTCTGTTTCTAAAGGGTATGAAGAAGATTATTCAGAGTTAAGTATCGAAGAATTAATTGAGATCTATCAATTAAATGAACCAGTGCAACAAGTTGCTGCTTTAATTGCTCAAGAAAATATTTCTCAAAAAATAGACAGTATTCGTAAAGCTTTATCTGAAAGTATAGAAGATGATGTGTTTGTATTTGAATTAATGCAACAAATTACACTGCAAATGTATAGAGGTCATCAAGTAGAAGCTGAAAACTTAATGAATGACATTCTAGGTGATGGACAACATAAGGATCGCCTCGAGGTGTGTCGTAGTGTGATTTCTGATGTTGTTGGAATGAGAAATTTTTCTCAAGATAATGATGAAAAATTTATATATCTAGCGAGTGCCTATAAAGCTTTAGCTGATGCAATGAGTCAGGTCAAAACAGTCGATCTTAAAACACCCAAAAATGTTCTAGATGCACATGTTTCTTTATTGCAGGGGGCTATTGATAGGAACAATGCATCTTTGCTAAGACAAGTTTGCTTCGCTATCAAAGATTTTGGTTCCGCATTTCTTGAGTTTATCACTGGTGGGATTTGGCAATCTGATATTAAACGCATTACAGTTATTAGTGAACGATTTAAAACGGCACAGGGAAATATCAGTACAGACCAACTTCAACAAGAACGAAGTGCCATTGAAACAATTTTAAATGCAAAAGCCAGTTTAGAAAGAGAGCTTGGCGAAGATTTAGCATTTCAAAGTCCTAGGTTAACCGTTTCTGATCAATAA
- a CDS encoding N-acetylglucosamine-6-phosphate deacetylase, giving the protein MLIKNIYVYNDAGVKELKHVQVTESGFRIIFNLEDDLSHLQDKKIIDSKGCYFLMPGMLDSHVHGQGGIDFSALGDETSDEKLEHIVKTLGKTGLSYALATLVSMPLTDLKKSLIKINDFIKKKEQNPIPGCTQIIGVHLEGPFIAKKCKGAHAEEALQEHISMEKFRDIIDVAPDIKHWKITIAPDLLGAEDFIKQTKALEQEGIFVKVFIGHCNPEDKETISRAIAAGACGFTHLGNGCQETCSRETRQLTLNDAQSHVVQWILENAEQCPPGVELITDGVHLSSSFISLIQNTIKNKIILVTDALGPTGCHDGVYKLGTLDIRKEQNSFYLTDKEGNFLMKESILPSGEKGFAKTLAGSAASLSFCIQKYFESMEQESPENRMDFIYKAIITNPRMTSLSIDAVQNLPDDKNFSIFNNNGQLILSSCNGHVIEHQQLQWPISGMLHYGFLSKPPTLEHRDTEREINYICN; this is encoded by the coding sequence ATGCTCATTAAAAATATTTATGTTTATAACGATGCTGGGGTTAAAGAGTTAAAGCATGTACAGGTTACAGAAAGTGGCTTTAGGATAATTTTCAATCTCGAGGATGACTTATCACATCTTCAAGATAAAAAAATTATTGATTCTAAAGGCTGCTATTTTCTAATGCCCGGAATGTTAGACTCTCATGTACATGGTCAAGGAGGTATTGATTTCTCCGCTTTAGGCGATGAAACAAGTGATGAAAAATTAGAGCACATCGTCAAAACGCTAGGTAAAACAGGGCTTTCTTATGCATTAGCGACCCTGGTCTCTATGCCATTAACAGACTTAAAAAAATCATTAATTAAGATTAATGATTTTATAAAGAAAAAAGAGCAAAACCCTATTCCAGGGTGTACTCAAATCATTGGTGTACATCTAGAAGGTCCATTTATCGCCAAAAAATGTAAAGGTGCTCATGCTGAAGAGGCACTACAAGAACATATTTCAATGGAAAAATTTAGGGATATTATTGATGTCGCCCCTGATATTAAACATTGGAAAATAACAATTGCTCCTGACTTATTAGGTGCAGAAGATTTTATTAAACAGACAAAAGCACTTGAGCAAGAAGGAATCTTTGTCAAAGTATTTATTGGTCACTGTAATCCCGAGGATAAGGAGACCATTAGCCGAGCTATTGCAGCAGGCGCTTGTGGATTTACTCATTTAGGTAATGGTTGTCAAGAGACCTGTAGCAGAGAAACACGACAACTTACTTTAAATGATGCTCAAAGCCATGTAGTACAATGGATACTTGAAAACGCTGAGCAATGTCCCCCTGGTGTAGAACTTATTACTGATGGCGTACACTTATCATCCTCATTTATTTCTCTCATACAAAATACAATTAAAAACAAAATAATTCTTGTAACCGATGCCTTAGGTCCTACAGGTTGTCACGATGGAGTATATAAACTAGGAACTCTGGATATTCGTAAAGAGCAAAATAGTTTCTATTTAACAGATAAAGAAGGCAACTTTTTAATGAAAGAAAGTATATTGCCTTCTGGGGAAAAAGGCTTTGCAAAAACACTTGCAGGAAGTGCAGCATCATTATCTTTTTGTATCCAAAAATATTTTGAATCAATGGAGCAAGAATCTCCAGAAAATCGTATGGATTTTATATATAAGGCAATTATCACTAACCCTAGAATGACCTCTTTATCGATTGACGCGGTACAAAATTTACCGGATGACAAAAATTTTTCTATTTTCAATAATAATGGACAACTTATCTTGAGCTCATGTAATGGCCACGTCATAGAGCATCAGCAATTACAATGGCCTATATCAGGCATGCTTCATTATGGATTTTTATCCAAGCCCCCTACTCTTGAACACAGAGATACTGAGCGCGAAATAAATTACATCTGCAATTAA
- a CDS encoding DNA polymerase ligase N-terminal domain-containing protein, translated as MPTDNHLKTYQQKRDFSKTKEPQSRSTKKKKEDHIFVIQKHDASHLHYDFRLQMDDVLASWAIPKGLSTAANEKRLAIRTEDHPLTYAKFEGVIPKGEYGAGVVMVWDFGHYEPIIDDEENKKSMQKALKEGSLKFRLYGEKIKGGYAMARTNFKKDKEQWVIFKLDDDQADARKNPVSSEPNSVLTGRSLDEIAQEGQKNE; from the coding sequence ATGCCTACAGACAATCATTTGAAAACGTATCAGCAAAAAAGAGACTTTAGTAAAACCAAAGAACCACAAAGCAGATCTACAAAAAAGAAAAAAGAAGATCATATTTTCGTCATTCAAAAACATGATGCCAGTCATTTGCATTATGATTTTCGCTTACAAATGGATGATGTATTGGCTTCTTGGGCTATTCCTAAAGGGCTTTCAACTGCTGCTAATGAGAAAAGACTAGCTATTCGTACTGAAGATCATCCTCTCACTTATGCTAAATTTGAGGGAGTCATTCCTAAAGGAGAGTATGGGGCCGGGGTAGTTATGGTATGGGATTTTGGCCATTATGAACCCATTATTGATGATGAAGAAAATAAAAAATCAATGCAAAAGGCATTAAAAGAAGGCTCTTTAAAATTTCGATTGTATGGAGAAAAAATAAAAGGAGGTTATGCTATGGCTCGTACCAATTTCAAAAAAGATAAGGAGCAATGGGTCATTTTCAAACTTGATGATGATCAAGCTGATGCACGTAAAAACCCAGTCAGCTCCGAACCAAATTCAGTATTAACTGGCCGTTCTTTAGATGAAATTGCTCAAGAAGGGCAAAAAAATGAATAA
- the ligD gene encoding non-homologous end-joining DNA ligase: protein MNKLGVNAMKIAGIDISYADKLLYPDDNISKGEVVEYFYKISDYLLPFVQKRPVTLKRYPEGINENGFYNKHRPNYFPDFIKEFTVPTLQDNSEMKMAGISSKKALVYLAAQDVLELHISLSTISSIEKPDQIIFDFDPQDDDFEKVREAAFTLKKILEEYDLTTFVKTSGSRGLHVHLPLKAHYKFNKIKAISRKIAEKLHQKCPKITTLEQRKDKRGNKVFIDFLRNDYAMTAITPYSLRARKGAPIATPLEWEELNDNSLNPRSYHLKNIFQRLEKTENPWKNFNKYNRNRDLHDLFD from the coding sequence ATGAATAAATTGGGAGTTAATGCTATGAAAATTGCTGGTATTGATATTTCATATGCAGATAAATTACTTTATCCAGATGACAACATTTCAAAAGGAGAGGTCGTAGAATATTTTTATAAAATTTCTGATTACCTTTTACCTTTTGTACAAAAAAGACCCGTAACTCTCAAACGATATCCTGAGGGTATCAACGAAAATGGTTTTTATAACAAGCATCGCCCCAATTATTTTCCTGATTTCATTAAAGAATTTACTGTGCCCACCCTACAAGATAATTCTGAAATGAAAATGGCGGGTATTAGTTCTAAAAAAGCGCTAGTCTATCTGGCAGCACAAGATGTTCTTGAATTACATATTTCATTATCCACAATATCTTCAATTGAAAAACCGGATCAAATTATTTTTGACTTTGATCCTCAAGATGACGACTTTGAAAAAGTTCGTGAAGCAGCATTTACTTTAAAAAAAATATTAGAAGAATATGATCTCACCACTTTTGTCAAAACATCTGGTTCACGTGGTCTTCATGTTCATTTGCCACTAAAAGCGCATTACAAATTTAATAAGATTAAAGCCATATCACGAAAAATAGCAGAAAAACTACATCAAAAATGTCCTAAAATAACTACTTTAGAACAAAGAAAAGATAAACGTGGCAATAAAGTGTTTATTGATTTTCTACGCAATGATTATGCCATGACTGCAATAACACCCTATTCTTTACGAGCTAGAAAAGGGGCACCTATAGCAACACCACTGGAATGGGAAGAATTGAATGATAATTCATTAAATCCTCGCTCTTACCATTTAAAAAATATTTTTCAGCGCTTAGAGAAAACAGAAAATCCCTGGAAAAATTTTAACAAGTATAATCGTAATAGAGACCTACACGATCTATTCGACTGA
- a CDS encoding ferritin-like domain-containing protein has translation MTSGRAGGEAIDDTIIKILNTLLELEMAGVVRYTHYSFMIFGFNRIPICKWMRDQAQECLNHAHMIGELITHFSHHPTLKIGKLLETHEHNIGHILEESLEHEKEGLNLYHQLLQHAEKKSVLVEEFARKMIQEEEMHLGEIYKMLNPQGVFKD, from the coding sequence ATGACATCTGGAAGAGCTGGCGGCGAAGCAATTGATGATACTATTATAAAAATTCTAAATACCTTATTAGAGCTTGAGATGGCAGGCGTAGTGCGTTATACCCATTACTCCTTTATGATCTTTGGTTTTAATCGTATTCCTATCTGTAAATGGATGCGTGATCAAGCTCAAGAGTGTCTTAATCATGCTCATATGATAGGTGAGCTTATTACTCATTTTTCTCATCACCCAACACTTAAAATTGGTAAATTATTAGAAACTCACGAACATAATATTGGTCATATTTTAGAAGAGTCTCTTGAACATGAAAAAGAGGGTTTGAATTTATATCATCAATTATTACAACATGCGGAAAAAAAATCAGTGCTAGTTGAAGAGTTTGCAAGAAAAATGATTCAAGAAGAAGAAATGCACCTTGGTGAAATCTATAAAATGCTTAATCCTCAAGGAGTTTTTAAAGATTAA